Proteins found in one Synechococcus sp. LA31 genomic segment:
- a CDS encoding HAMP domain-containing sensor histidine kinase — protein sequence MEPDLSRIRRKLTGRYVVISAFVLLVFGLAVFLEVSRARTALLREQVQQLASAAASQMPLILHEVEEYNLLPSQTAHLESGHVALLDAGSTNLDQKRIVLLNKNRIVLSQFGTMPFDLQAVLPTSQFDQRQYLNLPSGIAYWRPVYLRETSASDRQLEGYVLSAVSTANADRELMRLRNGLLVGSAMGALAAAVLSQWMVGTSLKPIRDQIHRLVRFTSDASHELRHPLTAIRAVMGSVRERGYLQRAEPELAHKLALVDQATTAMATLVDDLLLLTRLDRTMPDHKHWRRFDLAELAEDLLALYEERARNLGVQLALDLQRPAWVTGDPDQLRRLMINLLVNAMQITPAGSSVRVAIHQQGHQLALVVDDQGPGIPPEQRQLVFERFWQADASRTGPNSGLGLSIARSIADVHGGSIEAQSTSSGGCRMVVLLPSCP from the coding sequence ATGGAGCCTGATCTCAGCCGCATCCGCCGGAAACTCACAGGCCGTTATGTGGTGATCTCTGCCTTTGTTTTGCTGGTGTTCGGCCTGGCGGTATTCCTGGAAGTCAGCCGGGCACGCACAGCCCTGTTGCGCGAACAAGTGCAACAACTGGCTTCAGCAGCTGCATCCCAGATGCCGCTGATCCTGCATGAGGTGGAGGAATACAACCTGCTGCCCAGTCAGACCGCTCATCTGGAATCAGGGCATGTAGCTCTGTTGGATGCAGGATCCACCAACCTTGACCAAAAGCGCATCGTCTTGCTGAACAAAAACCGCATCGTGCTCAGCCAATTCGGCACGATGCCTTTTGATCTGCAGGCTGTCTTGCCCACATCCCAGTTTGATCAGCGCCAATATCTGAATCTTCCAAGCGGAATCGCCTACTGGCGGCCGGTCTATCTGCGCGAAACATCCGCATCCGATCGGCAATTGGAGGGCTATGTGCTCAGCGCTGTCTCCACGGCGAATGCGGATCGCGAACTCATGCGTCTGCGCAATGGACTACTGGTGGGCAGCGCCATGGGAGCACTGGCGGCCGCTGTGTTGAGCCAGTGGATGGTGGGCACCTCCTTGAAGCCCATCCGCGATCAGATTCACCGCTTGGTGCGATTCACCAGTGATGCCTCGCATGAGCTGCGCCACCCCCTCACCGCCATTCGCGCCGTGATGGGCAGCGTGCGAGAGCGGGGCTATCTGCAGCGAGCCGAGCCAGAGCTGGCGCACAAGCTGGCCTTGGTTGATCAAGCCACAACGGCGATGGCCACCCTTGTGGACGACCTGCTGCTGCTCACTCGGCTGGATCGCACCATGCCGGATCACAAGCACTGGCGCCGCTTCGACCTAGCGGAGCTAGCGGAGGATCTACTGGCGCTGTATGAGGAGCGCGCCCGCAACCTGGGGGTTCAGCTGGCGTTGGATCTGCAACGGCCCGCCTGGGTCACCGGCGACCCCGATCAGCTGCGCAGGCTGATGATCAATCTGCTGGTGAATGCGATGCAAATCACACCCGCTGGCTCCTCCGTGCGCGTGGCAATCCACCAACAAGGGCATCAGCTTGCGCTGGTGGTGGATGACCAGGGTCCAGGCATTCCGCCCGAGCAAAGGCAGCTGGTCTTTGAGCGTTTTTGGCAGGCCGATGCATCCCGCACAGGGCCAAATTCAGGCTTGGGGCTCTCCATCGCACGGAGCATTGCAGACGTGCACGGAGGCTCGATCGAAGCGCAGTCGACCAGCTCGGGCGGCTGCCGCATGGTGGTTCTCTTGCCCAGCTGCCCATGA